In Hevea brasiliensis isolate MT/VB/25A 57/8 chromosome 13, ASM3005281v1, whole genome shotgun sequence, a single genomic region encodes these proteins:
- the LOC131172112 gene encoding LOW QUALITY PROTEIN: probable voltage-gated potassium channel subunit beta (The sequence of the model RefSeq protein was modified relative to this genomic sequence to represent the inferred CDS: inserted 1 base in 1 codon; substituted 1 base at 1 genomic stop codon) codes for MNYMIEGTMRALNYMIDKGRAXGFSEWSTXQAWGIVEMLGLVGTIIEQPEYNLLSRHKVELEFLPLYTNFGLGLTTWSPFTFGVFTRKYNTKTIPPSTRFSLDNIKYKPNRSLADDVLKKVDGLKLITDKLGVPLAQLAIAWCAVNPNVSKVITGAIKESRVLKNMKAIELIPLLTPPVMEKIEAVVQSNPKLPKSLLIIIARV; via the exons ATGAATTATATGATAGAAGGGACGATGAGGGCATTGAATTATATGATAGATAAGGGGAGGG TAGGGTTTAGTGAGTGGTCAACATAGCAGGCATGGGGCATCGTTGAGATGCTGGGCTTGGTGGGAACCATTATAGAGCAACCTGAGTATAATTTGCTCTCTAGGCATAAGGTGGAATTGGAGTTCCTTCCTCTATACACCAACTTTGGCCTTGGTCTCACCACGTGGAGTCCATTTACTTTTGGAGTCTTCACTAGGAAGTATAACACCAAAACCATTCCTCCTAGTACTCGATTTTCTTTGGATAATATCAAATATAAACCGAATAGGTCACTAGCTGATGATGTGCTGAAAAAGGTGGATGGACTAAAGCTAATAACTGATAAACTTGGTGTTCCTTTAGCTCAACTTGCAATTGCTTGGTGTGCTGTTAATCCAAATGTCTCCAAAGTTATTACTGGTGCTATAAAAGAGTCTCGAGTTCTAAAGAACATGAAGGCCATTGAACTCATTCCCTTACTCACTCCTCCTGTAATGGAAAAAATCGAGGCCGTTGTTCAAAGCAACCCTAAACTACCAAAATCATTATTGATAATCATTGCAAGAGTTTGA